In Sphaerisporangium krabiense, the DNA window GGCACCAGCAGCTCGCGCAGGGGCATGGACGTCCGCGCGGCGACGCTCGTGGCCGTCCCCGGCGCCGCGCCCCGTGACGTGCGGCCGAGCACGCGGACGCCGTGCCGGGTCAGCGCCGTCCTGAACAGCGACGCGGCGTACCCGGTGGGGTCGTCCACGGCGATCCACTCGTCGTAGGCGCCGGCGACGGTGCCGGTGACGACGATCCTGTTCGTGCCGTGCTCCCGGGTCACGGTCACGTCGGTCCTCGCACCCGTCGTGGCGTGGTTCTCGATCGTGACGTGGCCGGTCTGCGGCGTGGTGCCCACCTTGGCGGGCGAGCCCTGCGCACCGCCCGGCGCCACCGAGACGATCAGCGACCCGGCGTCGTAGTCGGTGTCCGGCGCGGCGGTGAGCGCCGAGATCTGCGCCGCGTAGGAGTACGGCTCGTCGTCCTGCGCCCAGTCGGTGCCGAGGCGCGAGGCGTCGAACCACGTGTCGTCCGCCACCAGCCTGCCGGTGACCAGCTTGACCCCGGCGGAGGCGACCTTGGCCGCGAGCGCGTCGTAGTCCGAGGCGAGCATGGTCGGGTCGCCGGTCCCCTTCAGGTACAGGTCGCCCGTCAGCGTCGCCCCCGCCCGGCGGCCCGCGCTCAGCACGCTCGTGGTGAAGCGGTAGTCGAGGCCGAGGGTGTCCACGGCGGCGGCCGAGGTCAGCAGCTTGGTGTTCGACGCCGGGGCGAGCACCTTGCCCGCGTCCTTGGCGTACAACTGCTCGCCGGTCGCGGCGCTCCTGACGACGAGGCCGGAGCCGGCCACGACCAGGCGCGGATCGCCGAGCAGGCGGTCCAGGTCCTGGACGAGGTCCGTGACCCCCGGCGCCGGGTCGTCGGCCGTGGCGGTGGCCCCGCCCGTGGCCTGCGTGAGGGTCGCGGCCAGGGCCGCCGCCACCGACAGGGTGATCCATGGTCTGCGCTTGCGCACTCATGCCTCCGAGTAGGGGGTTGCACGGATCATCGGCGAGATCGCCGGCGCGGGCGATACGAGAACCTCCGTATGTCCCGCCCGCTGCCCCGGCGATCACGGCCCGGTGGCCGGCGACGGAAGGGCATCGACACGCCTTGCCCGGCGTGGTCCCGGCCGCGTCTCAGGTGGCCGTCGTCAGGACGAACGCGCACTCGCCGAACGACACCTCGTCGCCGATGCGCACCCGCGCGGGACCGACCAGCCGCCAGCCGTTCAGGCGCGTCCCGTTGAGCGACCCGAGGTCGATCAGCATCCAGTCCTCGGTGTCCCGCCGCAGCTCGGCGTGTACGCGCGAGACCGTGAGGTCGGTCAGCACCAGATCGCACTCCGACCCCCGCCCGACCACGTACCGCACGCGGCTGTCCCCGGGCAGCGCGAGCCGGGGGAGCCTGGGCCGCTTCCAGGCGCTCTCGACCCGGTTGGTGAACTCGGAGATCGCCGCGACGGACTCGGTGAACCTGCGCCGCCACTTCCCGCGCGGCGGCAGGTCGGACACGAGGTCGGTCAGCTCGACCTGACTGCGCGCCCGCAGCGCCTGGTCGACCCGTCCGAGGAACGTGTCGTGTGAGATCTTCCCCTCGGCGGCATGATCGCGCAGTTGATCGATCGCGCGATCACGATCCCCGTCGGAGGCGCGCACAGGCGGGTGCGTCGAACTCATGTCCCGAGTATCGGTCTGGCAACGGCAGGGTGTCCAGAATATACGGGATCTCGGCCATTACGGCGAGCCCATTCCCGCCCGTTGCGAGCGGCCGTCAGTCCGGCTCCGACAGAACCGGGATGTGGGTTGTGCGGAGCATACCGAGTATGCATACTCAGTATTCATGTCGGTCCGTCATGGTCTGCTGGCTCTTCTGACGCAGGGGCCGCGGTACGGGTATCAGCTTCGGGCTGAGTTCGAGGCGTCCACAGGGGCGACCTGGCCACTGAACATCGGCCAGGTCTACACGACGTTGTCGCGCATGGAGCGGGACGGGCTGGTGGCGCCCGGGGAGCAGGACGAGCAGGGGCGTGTCGTCTACGCCATCACGGAGGAGGGCCGGGCCGAGCTGCGGCGATGGTTCGGCACCCCCATCGCGCAGGCCGACCGGCCACGGGACGAGCTGGTGATCAAGCTCGCCATGGCCGTCACCGCGCGGGAGGTCGACGTGCGGCGGGTGGTCCGGGCACAGCGCACCGCGACCATGCGCGCGCTCCAGGAGCTGAACCGCGCCAAGCGGGCGCAGTCCGGGGCGGCGCAGCGGCTCGTGCTCGACTCCATGATCTTCCAGGCGGAGGCGGAGCAGCGCTGGCTGGACCACTGCGAGGCCGTGCTCGCCGAGCCGCCGCCGTCCTCAGGGCGGACATCGGGCCGCCCCACGTCCAACGGCAGGACTTCTCAGGAGACGAGTGATGATGAGTGAGCGTGTGGTGCGGCTCGCCGAGGTGACCCGCGTGCACGGGGAGGGTCCACAGGCGGTTCGCGCCCTGGACGGCGTGAGCTTAGAAGTGGCCGCGGGCGAGCTCGTGGCCGTCATGGGCCCTTCGGGGTCGGGCAAGTCGACATTGCTGAACATCGCCGGAGGGCTCGACCGGCCCACCTCGGGCACGGTCGCCGTCGAGGGCGCCGAGCTCGGGACGCTGTCGGCCAAGGCGCTGGCCAGGCTGCGCCGCCGGCACGTCGGGTACGTCTTCCAGGACCTCAACCTGATCCCGTCGCTGACGGCCGAGGAGAACGTCATGCTCCCGCGCGAGCTGGACGGCGTCGCGGCCCGCCAGGCACGGCGGGAGGCCAGGGAGGTCCTGGACGAGGTCGGGGTCCCCGGGGCCGGCGGCCGGTTCCCCGACGAGCTGTCCGGCGGGCAGCGGCAGCGGGTGGCCATCGCGCGCGCCCTGGTGGGGGAGCGCAGGCTGCTGCTCGCCGACGAGCCGACCGGCGCGCTCGACACGGCCGCGGGGGAGGAGATCCTCGCCCTGCTCAGGGCGCGGTGCGACGCGGGCGCGGCGGTGCTGCTGGTCACCCACGAGCCCCGCCACGCCGCCTGGGCCGACAAGGTGATCTTCCTGAGGGACGGCGCCGTCGCCGACCGCACGGACGAGGGCGCGGACGAGCTCCGTACGCGTTCCGGAGGGGCGAGATGAGCGGGGCGCGCGCCGCGCTGCGGATCTCGCGCCGGGGCGCCTGGCGTGCCAAGGGCAGGAGCTCGCTGGTGGTGGCCATGATCGGCCTGCCCGTCCTGGCGATCACGGCGATGCTGACCCTGCTCGTCACGTTCGACATCTCTCCCCAGGAGGGCCTGACGGCTCGGCTCGGGTCGGCCGACGCGCTGATCCAGACCAACACGTGGTCGAACGAGGAGGGTGTCGAGCAGGACTACAGCGGCACCTACATCACGAGTCTCGCCTCCGGGGAGCCGGGGAAGGAGCCGGTGCCCGCGCGGCCGTGGACGGCGGAGGAGATCGCGGGCCTGCTGCCCGCGGGCAGCGAGGTCGTCCCATGGACCAGCTCGGCCGAGTACTACCAGAGCGGCCGATGGATGGGGGACGCCTCGGTCAACGAGCTCGACCTGCGTGAGCCGATCACCCGGGGCATGTTCGTCGTCGGCGAGGGCCGGCTGCCGGGCGCCACGGACGAGGTGGTGGTCTCGCCCGACTTCGCCGCCCACGGAGTCACGGTCGGATCGGCCCTCACCCTGCTGGGGAACACGCGTACGTACCGGGTGGTCGGCACCGTCACCGCGCCTCAAGCGGTTCGCGAGGGCCTCGTGGTGGGCCTGCCCGGCGGCCGGCTGGCGCTCCGCGGGCCGGCGACCGAGTGGCTCGTCGACACACCGAGGCCCGTGACCTGGGACGACGTGAAGCGGTTCAATGCCCGGGGGTCGGTCGTCGTCTCGCGCGCGCTGGTCATGAACCCCTCCCCCGAGGCCCTGGAGTCCGGCGCGGCGCCCGAGCCCCGGGCCGGCCTCCAGGTGCTGCTGATCGGGATGAGCGTGATGATGATCGTGCTCGAGGTCGTCCTGCTGGCGGGGCCGGCCTTCGCGGTCGGGATACGGCGGCGCCGCCGGGAGCTCGCCCTGATCGCCGCCCAGGGCGCGTCGGAGGCGCAGCTCCGCCGGGTGGTCCTCGCCGACGGCCTCGTGCTCGGCGGCCTCGCCGCGGTGCTCGGCGTGCTCGGCGGGCTGGGCCTGGCCTGGGCGACGCTCGCGATGGGGCTGGGGACCGCGCTCACCCCCTCCTCAGGGCCGTTCGAGGTGCCGTGGGTCCTGGTCGCGGCCGTGGCCGCGCTCGGGCTGGTCAGCGCGCTGCTGGCCGCCGTGGTGCCGGCGCGCCAGGCCGCGCGCGCCGACGTCGTGGCCGTCCTGGCCGGACGGCGCGGCGTCGTGGCCGCCCGCAAGGGGTGGCCGCTGGCCGGCGTGGTCATGACGGTGCTCGGCCTGGCGCTCACCATCGGTGGCACCAGGCAGGGAGCCTTCTTGGTCACCGGCTCCCGCGAGTCGCCCGGCGTCTGGGCCACGACCTACCTCGGCGTCATCGGCGGATCCCTGCTCGCGATGCTCGGCCTGGTGGCCATGACGCCGATGCTGGTCGGGGCCGTCGCCCGCGTCACCGCATGCCTGCCGCTGCCGTTCAAGCTCGCCGGACGCGACGCCGCGCGCAACAGGGGCCGCACGGCGCCGGCCGTGGCGGCGGTGCTGGCCGCGACGGCGGGGCTGGTCGCGGTGTCGATCATCTCCGCGAGCGAGGCGGAGCGCGAGGCCCGCCAGTACAGTCCGAGCTGGACACGCGGATCCCTGGTGGTCCAGGG includes these proteins:
- a CDS encoding ABC transporter ATP-binding protein is translated as MMSERVVRLAEVTRVHGEGPQAVRALDGVSLEVAAGELVAVMGPSGSGKSTLLNIAGGLDRPTSGTVAVEGAELGTLSAKALARLRRRHVGYVFQDLNLIPSLTAEENVMLPRELDGVAARQARREAREVLDEVGVPGAGGRFPDELSGGQRQRVAIARALVGERRLLLADEPTGALDTAAGEEILALLRARCDAGAAVLLVTHEPRHAAWADKVIFLRDGAVADRTDEGADELRTRSGGAR
- a CDS encoding PadR family transcriptional regulator, which codes for MSVRHGLLALLTQGPRYGYQLRAEFEASTGATWPLNIGQVYTTLSRMERDGLVAPGEQDEQGRVVYAITEEGRAELRRWFGTPIAQADRPRDELVIKLAMAVTAREVDVRRVVRAQRTATMRALQELNRAKRAQSGAAQRLVLDSMIFQAEAEQRWLDHCEAVLAEPPPSSGRTSGRPTSNGRTSQETSDDE
- a CDS encoding ABC transporter permease; the protein is MSGARAALRISRRGAWRAKGRSSLVVAMIGLPVLAITAMLTLLVTFDISPQEGLTARLGSADALIQTNTWSNEEGVEQDYSGTYITSLASGEPGKEPVPARPWTAEEIAGLLPAGSEVVPWTSSAEYYQSGRWMGDASVNELDLREPITRGMFVVGEGRLPGATDEVVVSPDFAAHGVTVGSALTLLGNTRTYRVVGTVTAPQAVREGLVVGLPGGRLALRGPATEWLVDTPRPVTWDDVKRFNARGSVVVSRALVMNPSPEALESGAAPEPRAGLQVLLIGMSVMMIVLEVVLLAGPAFAVGIRRRRRELALIAAQGASEAQLRRVVLADGLVLGGLAAVLGVLGGLGLAWATLAMGLGTALTPSSGPFEVPWVLVAAVAALGLVSALLAAVVPARQAARADVVAVLAGRRGVVAARKGWPLAGVVMTVLGLALTIGGTRQGAFLVTGSRESPGVWATTYLGVIGGSLLAMLGLVAMTPMLVGAVARVTACLPLPFKLAGRDAARNRGRTAPAVAAVLAATAGLVAVSIISASEAEREARQYSPSWTRGSLVVQGLSGTGAEMPLVRAAVAQALPGVPTALVYRHSIEAGRSRNVAVVEPPGACAGQGGDPGLCDRPTGDVMIGGADVLRYLVGRDDPASAAALADGKAVLLAALARDGKATLSITDSDAVGRTSARQVRVPAVTVNPERRPPADALLPLSLAATLKLGARPAELVVDPAVHQVTSEEEARIARQVAAVTSLAYITLEQGPRRDWIPFLVLIGAAVILVLGGTFAATGLAAADARPDVATLGAVGAPPRLRRLVTAGQAWFVAATGVTLGALVGLVPGIATTWQMNVFPGYDVWLSRSSISRLPVPVVVIPWPSIVALVVLLPAVAALVAGLLSRTRIPLARRME
- the dacB gene encoding D-alanyl-D-alanine carboxypeptidase/D-alanyl-D-alanine endopeptidase encodes the protein MRKRRPWITLSVAAALAATLTQATGGATATADDPAPGVTDLVQDLDRLLGDPRLVVAGSGLVVRSAATGEQLYAKDAGKVLAPASNTKLLTSAAAVDTLGLDYRFTTSVLSAGRRAGATLTGDLYLKGTGDPTMLASDYDALAAKVASAGVKLVTGRLVADDTWFDASRLGTDWAQDDEPYSYAAQISALTAAPDTDYDAGSLIVSVAPGGAQGSPAKVGTTPQTGHVTIENHATTGARTDVTVTREHGTNRIVVTGTVAGAYDEWIAVDDPTGYAASLFRTALTRHGVRVLGRTSRGAAPGTATSVAARTSMPLRELLVPFMKLSNNMHAEILTKAMGRKVSGAGSWSAGLAVTRAFAAANGIKALSLRDGSGLSRADGVTPGELTAYLIALRAKPWFPAWYDALPVAGVSDRLTGGTLRSRMAGTPAAGNVHAKTGSLTGVSGLSGYVTGVDGEPLVFSILTNNYLSGSLKDFEDAVAVRLARFSRTTPADTTGAHRSAKPAPDGDLECSWRKPVSC
- a CDS encoding DUF1707 and FHA domain-containing protein, encoding MSSTHPPVRASDGDRDRAIDQLRDHAAEGKISHDTFLGRVDQALRARSQVELTDLVSDLPPRGKWRRRFTESVAAISEFTNRVESAWKRPRLPRLALPGDSRVRYVVGRGSECDLVLTDLTVSRVHAELRRDTEDWMLIDLGSLNGTRLNGWRLVGPARVRIGDEVSFGECAFVLTTAT